The proteins below come from a single Ruegeria sp. THAF33 genomic window:
- a CDS encoding bifunctional aconitate hydratase 2/2-methylisocitrate dehydratase, translating into MSLYTEYLNEIETRKEQGLHPKPIEDGALLQEIIGQIKDTGHAHRADSLNYFIYNTLPGTTSAAGEKARFLKEIILGEATVEEISQDFAFELLSHMKGGPSVEVLLDLALGDDAEIAQKAAAVLKTQVFLYDADTNRLKKAFEAGNAVAGDILESYAKAEFFTRLPDIEEEIKVVTYVAAEGDISTDLLSPGNQAHSRSDRELHGKCMISPEAQAEIQDLQKQHPDKRVMLVAEKGTMGVGSSRMSGVNNVALWTGKQASPYVPFVNIAPVVAGTNGISPIFLTTVGVTGGIGIDLKNWVKKVDADGNPILNNDGNPILEQKYSVETGTVLTINTKDKKLYNDAGDKELVDLSSSFTPQKTEFIKAGGSYAIVFGKKLQTFAAETLGIELKSAFAPSKEISHEGQGLTAVEKIFNKNAVGVAEGKVLHAGSDVRVKVNIVGSQDTTGLMTAQELEAMAATVISPTVDGAYQSGCHTASVWDSKAQANIPKLMKFMNNFGLITARDPKGVYHSMTDVIHKVLNDITVDDWAIIIGGDSHTRMSKGVAFGADSGTVALALATGEATMPIPESVKVTFKGQMADHMDFRDVVHATQAQMLKKFGDNVFQGRIIEVHIGTLLADQAFTFTDWTAEMKAKASICISADDTLIESLEIAKSRIQIMIDKGMDNEARTLQGLIDKANARISEIKSGEKPALKPDENAKYFAELVVDLDEISEPMIADPDVNNADVSKRYTHDTIRPVSHYKGEKKVDLGFVGSCMVHKGDLVIVSQMLKNIEQEKGTVEFKAPLVVAAPTYNIIDELKEEGEWSILQKYSGFEFDDLFPKSKARTEYENILYLERPGCNLCMGNQEKAAKGDTVLATSTRLFQGRVVEDAAEKKGESLLASTPVVVLSAVLGRMPTAEEYKSAVKGIDLTKFAPPMEKPARTKSAHF; encoded by the coding sequence ATGAGCCTTTACACAGAATACCTGAACGAAATCGAGACGCGCAAAGAACAGGGTCTGCACCCCAAACCCATCGAAGACGGTGCTCTTTTGCAGGAAATCATCGGGCAGATCAAAGATACGGGTCACGCTCATCGTGCCGATTCACTGAACTACTTCATATACAACACGCTTCCGGGCACAACCAGCGCCGCAGGTGAAAAGGCGCGCTTTCTGAAAGAGATCATCCTGGGTGAAGCGACGGTCGAAGAAATCTCGCAGGATTTCGCGTTTGAATTGCTGTCGCATATGAAGGGCGGCCCATCGGTAGAGGTTCTGCTTGATCTGGCGCTGGGCGATGACGCAGAGATTGCGCAGAAAGCGGCGGCAGTTCTGAAAACCCAGGTGTTCCTGTACGACGCAGATACCAACCGTCTGAAAAAAGCCTTTGAGGCCGGGAACGCCGTTGCCGGGGACATTCTGGAAAGCTATGCCAAGGCCGAGTTCTTTACCCGGCTTCCCGACATCGAAGAAGAAATCAAGGTTGTGACCTATGTGGCGGCCGAAGGGGATATTTCGACCGATCTTCTGTCGCCCGGCAATCAGGCGCATTCGCGGTCGGACCGCGAATTGCACGGCAAGTGCATGATCTCACCCGAAGCACAGGCCGAGATTCAGGACTTGCAAAAACAGCACCCGGACAAGCGCGTCATGCTGGTTGCTGAAAAAGGGACGATGGGCGTTGGATCGTCGCGCATGTCCGGTGTCAACAACGTTGCATTGTGGACCGGAAAGCAAGCTAGCCCCTATGTTCCATTCGTGAACATCGCGCCGGTTGTTGCCGGTACAAACGGGATTTCACCGATCTTTCTGACCACCGTCGGCGTCACCGGCGGGATCGGCATCGATCTCAAGAACTGGGTCAAGAAAGTGGATGCCGACGGCAATCCGATCCTGAACAATGACGGCAATCCTATCCTCGAGCAGAAATATTCCGTCGAGACCGGAACGGTACTGACCATCAACACCAAGGACAAAAAGCTGTACAATGACGCAGGTGACAAAGAGCTGGTCGATCTGTCATCATCCTTCACGCCGCAAAAGACCGAGTTCATAAAGGCCGGAGGATCTTATGCCATTGTCTTTGGTAAAAAGCTCCAGACATTCGCAGCCGAGACGCTCGGCATCGAGCTGAAATCCGCTTTTGCACCGTCCAAAGAGATCTCGCATGAAGGGCAGGGCCTGACGGCGGTTGAAAAGATATTCAACAAGAACGCGGTCGGCGTAGCCGAAGGCAAAGTTCTGCATGCGGGCTCGGATGTTCGGGTGAAGGTCAACATCGTCGGTTCGCAGGACACCACCGGCCTGATGACGGCGCAGGAACTGGAAGCCATGGCGGCTACGGTGATCTCGCCCACCGTTGACGGCGCCTATCAGTCTGGCTGTCACACTGCTTCGGTTTGGGATTCCAAAGCGCAGGCGAATATCCCAAAACTGATGAAATTCATGAACAACTTTGGTCTGATCACCGCGCGTGACCCCAAAGGTGTTTATCACTCGATGACAGACGTCATCCACAAGGTTCTGAACGACATCACCGTGGATGACTGGGCGATCATCATCGGTGGCGACTCGCATACACGTATGTCCAAAGGCGTCGCGTTTGGCGCTGACTCGGGTACTGTCGCACTGGCGCTGGCCACTGGCGAAGCCACCATGCCGATCCCGGAATCGGTCAAGGTGACATTCAAGGGCCAGATGGCGGATCACATGGATTTCCGCGATGTGGTTCACGCCACCCAGGCGCAGATGCTGAAGAAATTCGGCGACAACGTGTTCCAGGGGCGGATCATCGAAGTTCACATCGGCACATTGCTGGCGGATCAGGCATTCACCTTTACTGACTGGACGGCCGAGATGAAGGCCAAGGCCTCGATCTGCATCTCAGCGGATGACACTTTGATCGAATCTCTGGAAATCGCGAAAAGCCGTATCCAGATCATGATCGACAAGGGAATGGACAACGAGGCCCGGACACTTCAAGGTCTGATCGACAAGGCCAACGCTCGGATCTCGGAAATCAAGTCGGGTGAAAAGCCTGCCTTGAAACCGGATGAAAATGCCAAGTATTTTGCCGAGTTGGTGGTTGATCTGGATGAGATCAGCGAACCCATGATCGCCGACCCGGATGTCAATAACGCCGATGTCTCAAAGCGGTATACCCATGATACGATCCGGCCGGTTTCCCACTACAAGGGGGAAAAGAAGGTCGATCTGGGATTTGTTGGATCGTGCATGGTGCACAAAGGCGATCTGGTCATCGTCTCGCAAATGCTGAAAAACATCGAGCAGGAGAAGGGCACAGTAGAATTCAAGGCCCCGCTGGTTGTTGCTGCGCCCACCTACAACATCATCGATGAGCTGAAAGAAGAAGGCGAGTGGAGCATTCTTCAGAAGTATTCAGGCTTTGAATTCGACGATCTGTTCCCAAAGAGCAAAGCACGGACGGAATACGAGAATATCCTGTATCTGGAGCGTCCGGGATGCAACCTCTGTATGGGCAACCAGGAGAAAGCCGCAAAGGGTGACACTGTGCTGGCCACGTCCACACGACTGTTCCAAGGGCGTGTTGTTGAGGACGCGGCGGAAAAGAAAGGCGAATCCCTGCTGGCATCGACCCCGGTGGTGGTGCTGTCGGCTGTTTTGGGCCGAATGCCGACCGCCGAGGAATACAAATCGGCCGTGAAAGGTATCGACCTCACCAAATTTGCGCCTCCGATGGAAAAGCCCGCACGCACGAAGTCAGCGCATTTCTAA
- a CDS encoding helix-turn-helix domain-containing protein — protein MLDNLSNRLAVRLNELRHGRGWSLDQLAAHSGISRATLSRMEKGEVSPTAENLGRLCAAYDLPVSRLLMMVEDSFDPKVAFERQTEWRDPETGFTRRAVSPPANGLNAEVVECHLPRDTVITYDAPPKSGQEHHLILIDGALTLTVDGTPHALSAGDCLRYHLSGPTRFETGASRGARYLLVLI, from the coding sequence ATGCTCGACAACCTCTCAAACCGCCTTGCCGTCCGTTTGAACGAACTCCGCCACGGGCGCGGGTGGTCCCTGGATCAACTGGCCGCCCACAGCGGAATCAGCCGCGCCACGCTGTCCCGCATGGAGAAAGGAGAGGTCAGCCCCACCGCTGAGAATCTCGGCCGCCTCTGTGCCGCTTATGATCTGCCGGTGTCACGGCTTTTGATGATGGTCGAAGACAGCTTTGACCCCAAAGTGGCGTTTGAACGCCAGACCGAATGGCGGGATCCCGAAACCGGCTTTACCCGCCGTGCAGTTTCACCGCCTGCAAACGGCTTGAACGCCGAGGTCGTGGAATGTCACCTGCCGCGCGATACGGTCATCACTTACGATGCGCCGCCCAAATCCGGGCAGGAACACCATCTGATCCTGATCGACGGCGCACTGACACTGACAGTTGACGGAACACCCCATGCGCTGAGCGCCGGAGATTGCCTGCGCTATCACCTGTCGGGCCCAACCCGGTTTGAAACCGGGGCATCTCGCGGTGCGCGTTATCTCTTGGTGCTGATATGA
- a CDS encoding LysR family transcriptional regulator, translating to MLFHKRGYALDLNWLRDFECLARTLNFTRASDECNITQSAFSRRIKALESWVGLPLVNRATYPVQLTEAGKQFLPVAQAAISQLSESRQSLRDADRGDSRFIRFSVLHTIAVNFLATRIEELQKQIPDLRTRVLSDSLSTCCDLLVEGAVDILLCYYHHTVSPMIDETAFERKDLLKDRLIPVAAAQPVRTLGWDLSRQDGPPIPYLSYDRSSFLGMVVENTVDRKPQNTETIYVDSLVETIKRRLMTGSGFAWMPETSISAELDQGLLVPIGDDAWCATLTISAFSNPASLDQIAHQLWQRL from the coding sequence AGCGGGGATACGCATTGGATCTGAATTGGCTACGCGATTTCGAATGCCTCGCCCGGACCTTGAACTTCACCCGTGCGTCTGATGAATGTAACATCACGCAATCCGCTTTCAGCCGCAGAATCAAAGCCTTGGAAAGCTGGGTGGGGCTGCCTTTGGTCAATCGGGCAACCTATCCGGTTCAATTGACCGAGGCCGGCAAACAATTCCTGCCTGTTGCCCAGGCGGCAATTTCACAGCTGTCTGAATCCCGCCAATCCCTGCGGGACGCCGACCGGGGCGACAGTCGGTTCATCCGGTTTTCGGTTCTGCACACCATTGCGGTTAATTTTTTGGCAACCCGCATAGAAGAGTTGCAGAAACAGATCCCCGATTTGCGCACGCGCGTCCTGTCCGATTCTCTGAGCACCTGTTGTGATCTTTTGGTCGAAGGCGCGGTGGATATCCTGCTGTGCTACTATCACCATACTGTCTCGCCCATGATCGACGAAACCGCGTTCGAGCGTAAGGATCTGTTGAAGGATCGGCTGATACCGGTGGCTGCCGCACAGCCGGTGCGGACACTGGGTTGGGATTTGTCCCGGCAGGATGGTCCACCGATCCCCTATCTGTCCTATGACCGATCGTCCTTCTTGGGCATGGTCGTTGAAAACACCGTTGACCGGAAACCCCAGAATACCGAAACGATATATGTCGATAGCCTCGTCGAAACGATCAAGCGAAGATTGATGACCGGCAGCGGATTTGCCTGGATGCCCGAAACGTCGATCTCCGCGGAGCTGGATCAGGGGTTGCTGGTGCCGATCGGTGACGATGCATGGTGTGCAACATTGACGATTTCAGCCTTTTCCAATCCGGCCAGTTTGGATCAGATCGCGCACCAGCTTTGGCAGCGTTTGTGA
- a CDS encoding serine hydrolase: protein MFGKVLKTGIGVAVLGVVGLLGYLLIAPPDLLKVGTNYSAKIVCSNVFIAGRDPEEVLSVDVQAPGHPLLKHVSIEVDREAQTVHARLFRFFAPATSQFRQGLGCTNVHATSLSAQRLEAAKPAPTGLWPGGNDVAQSQDPKIQAVLSDDTLLGEGYRAIVVVQGGRIVAERYAEGFDADTPLLGWSMTKTVTAGLIGTLINAGQMNVSDTLVDSFPEWAEDARRDITVADMLAMTSGLQWNEEYGDVSDVTRMLYLSNDMAVFAADRALEAGIGTDFNYSSGTSTVLSRVWQDKLADGGLSYPRDALFEPLGMASAIIETDVADTFIGSSYMYATARDWAKYGQFLLQKGVWDGAQILPTGFVDWMFEPVAASGGEYAKGHLWLKSPGDLPPFEDAVWLQGHDGQSIGIFPSRDMVVVRMGLTPSRVGYSSLPLAKALIAAFGG, encoded by the coding sequence ATGTTCGGGAAGGTATTGAAAACGGGTATAGGTGTCGCGGTTCTGGGCGTCGTGGGGCTGCTTGGTTATCTTCTGATCGCCCCGCCCGATTTGTTGAAAGTAGGCACGAATTACTCGGCCAAGATTGTCTGTTCGAATGTTTTCATTGCCGGACGTGATCCGGAAGAGGTCCTTTCGGTGGATGTGCAGGCCCCGGGGCATCCGCTGCTCAAACATGTTTCGATTGAGGTCGATCGAGAGGCGCAGACTGTTCATGCGCGACTCTTTCGGTTCTTCGCGCCCGCCACATCGCAGTTCCGGCAGGGGCTTGGCTGCACCAACGTGCATGCTACATCCCTGAGTGCGCAGCGACTTGAGGCCGCCAAGCCCGCGCCGACAGGTCTTTGGCCAGGCGGAAACGACGTTGCACAGTCTCAGGATCCCAAAATTCAGGCCGTCTTGTCGGATGATACGCTGCTTGGCGAAGGGTACCGCGCCATAGTGGTGGTTCAAGGCGGGCGCATCGTGGCCGAACGCTATGCGGAAGGGTTCGACGCCGACACACCGTTGCTGGGCTGGTCCATGACCAAGACGGTCACGGCCGGGCTGATCGGAACGTTGATCAACGCGGGTCAGATGAATGTATCGGACACCCTTGTCGACAGCTTTCCCGAATGGGCAGAAGACGCAAGGCGAGACATTACTGTTGCGGACATGCTGGCGATGACAAGCGGTCTGCAATGGAATGAAGAATACGGAGACGTGTCAGACGTGACCAGGATGCTGTATCTCAGCAATGACATGGCCGTTTTCGCTGCCGACCGTGCACTGGAAGCCGGCATTGGAACCGACTTCAACTATTCCTCCGGCACGTCCACCGTGTTGTCCCGGGTGTGGCAGGACAAGCTGGCCGATGGCGGTTTGAGCTATCCTCGGGATGCGCTTTTTGAACCGCTTGGCATGGCTTCGGCGATCATCGAGACAGATGTCGCCGATACATTCATCGGATCCAGCTATATGTACGCCACGGCCCGAGACTGGGCGAAGTATGGCCAGTTTCTGCTGCAAAAAGGGGTTTGGGACGGCGCACAGATTTTGCCCACAGGTTTTGTGGACTGGATGTTCGAACCCGTTGCGGCGTCTGGTGGGGAATATGCCAAAGGTCATCTTTGGTTGAAATCGCCGGGCGACCTGCCACCGTTTGAAGACGCGGTTTGGTTGCAAGGGCATGACGGTCAGTCCATCGGAATTTTCCCGTCGCGTGACATGGTCGTCGTGCGGATGGGGCTTACACCTTCACGGGTGGGCTATTCTTCTTTGCCCTTGGCGAAAGCGCTTATTGCGGCTTTCGGGGGGTAG
- a CDS encoding Fe(3+) ABC transporter substrate-binding protein yields MLKSTTCLAAALSALIATSAAAEGELNLYSSRHYDTDERLYTDFEEATGIKINRIEGKADELIARMEAEGANSPADVMLTVDTSRLARAKDAGILQAIDSETLEERIPANLQDEDNQWFGFSQRGRIIFYNKENVANPPATYADLAKPEYKGLICIRSSTNTYNQTLLASIITHEGAEAAKSWAEGVVANMARDPQGGDTDQLRGIVSGECDIAVSNTYYYARAIRKDVKGLSSDLDKIGWVFPNQDSYGAHMNLSGGGVAAHAPNKENAILFLEYLASDQAQKYFSAGNDEFPAVQSVELAESVKALGEFKADDVNLSEVAKNIPEAQKIFNEVGWK; encoded by the coding sequence ATGCTGAAATCCACAACCTGCCTGGCTGCCGCTCTGTCGGCATTGATCGCAACATCAGCCGCGGCTGAAGGCGAGCTGAACCTTTATTCCTCGCGCCACTATGACACTGACGAACGTCTTTACACGGACTTCGAAGAAGCGACCGGCATCAAGATCAACCGGATCGAAGGCAAGGCGGATGAATTGATTGCGCGCATGGAAGCCGAAGGCGCGAACTCTCCGGCAGATGTCATGCTGACGGTCGACACGTCTCGCCTGGCGCGCGCCAAAGATGCGGGCATTCTGCAAGCCATCGACAGCGAAACCCTGGAGGAGCGCATCCCCGCCAACCTTCAGGACGAAGACAACCAGTGGTTCGGCTTCTCGCAGCGCGGTCGGATCATCTTTTACAACAAAGAAAATGTTGCCAATCCGCCGGCCACTTACGCGGACTTGGCCAAGCCGGAATACAAGGGCCTGATCTGCATCCGGTCCTCGACCAACACCTACAACCAGACCCTGCTCGCATCGATCATCACACATGAAGGCGCAGAAGCTGCAAAATCCTGGGCCGAAGGCGTTGTCGCCAACATGGCCCGAGACCCGCAGGGGGGTGACACCGACCAGCTGCGTGGCATCGTTTCGGGTGAATGCGACATCGCTGTATCGAACACCTACTACTATGCGCGGGCTATCCGCAAAGACGTCAAAGGCCTGTCCTCTGATCTCGACAAGATCGGCTGGGTCTTCCCCAATCAGGACAGCTATGGTGCGCATATGAACCTGTCGGGCGGTGGCGTCGCGGCACACGCGCCGAACAAGGAAAACGCAATCCTTTTCCTCGAGTATCTGGCAAGCGATCAGGCGCAGAAGTACTTCTCGGCGGGCAATGACGAATTCCCGGCAGTGCAGAGTGTTGAACTGGCGGAATCGGTAAAGGCACTGGGTGAGTTCAAAGCTGACGACGTGAACCTGTCGGAAGTCGCAAAGAACATCCCGGAAGCACAGAAAATCTTTAACGAAGTCGGCTGGAAGTAA
- a CDS encoding aspartate/glutamate racemase family protein — protein sequence MTQHPIGILGGMGPEATILLQRKLVEAMPVSDDRDHIPLLIDMNTQVPSRIAHLIDGAGEDPGPTLAAMARRLQDAGAVALAIPCNTAHHYAKAITDAVTVPLLNMVELAADHAVGTLGKGGCVGVLASPAVRRICLFETALHAHGLSTVWPTDDDAMLAAIRAIKVNGQSEKARETLRASSRALVKAGADLQFVACSEFSLIADSVADDANAVDTIDLLVRAIVNFSQTGRHTR from the coding sequence ATGACGCAGCACCCCATCGGCATTCTTGGCGGCATGGGCCCTGAGGCAACGATCCTCCTCCAGCGCAAGCTGGTCGAGGCTATGCCGGTGAGCGACGACCGGGACCACATTCCGCTTTTGATCGACATGAACACTCAGGTCCCGTCACGGATCGCGCATCTGATCGACGGGGCGGGCGAAGATCCGGGGCCGACACTGGCGGCGATGGCGCGACGTCTTCAGGATGCCGGCGCCGTGGCGCTGGCAATTCCCTGCAACACGGCGCATCACTATGCCAAGGCGATCACCGATGCCGTGACCGTTCCGCTGTTGAACATGGTTGAACTGGCCGCGGATCACGCCGTCGGGACGCTCGGGAAGGGTGGGTGCGTTGGTGTGCTCGCTTCTCCGGCGGTGCGCCGTATTTGTCTTTTCGAAACAGCCCTGCACGCGCACGGGCTGTCAACCGTTTGGCCAACGGATGACGACGCGATGCTGGCGGCGATCCGCGCGATCAAGGTCAACGGTCAAAGCGAGAAGGCACGCGAAACGCTGCGAGCATCCTCAAGGGCCTTGGTCAAGGCGGGGGCGGACTTGCAGTTTGTCGCTTGCTCTGAATTCTCCCTCATTGCCGACAGCGTCGCGGATGACGCCAATGCAGTGGATACGATCGATCTGCTGGTCCGCGCGATCGTCAATTTTTCTCAGACGGGCCGGCATACAAGGTAA
- a CDS encoding GNAT family N-acetyltransferase codes for MISRLTDLDFSAAVDDLAGILHACVHEGASIGFVLPFTEGDARKYWLQNVRPGLKSGALELFVLHHKGRIQGTVQLIPATMPNQPHRADVAKLLVHPNARRRGFGRALMEALFQRTTELERTMLVLDTRSTDPSRLLYLDLGFQIAGEIPNYCRNPFETRLEPTTYMYKELSA; via the coding sequence ATGATCTCGCGTCTGACCGATCTCGATTTCAGCGCGGCAGTGGATGATCTGGCGGGAATCCTCCACGCCTGTGTGCATGAAGGGGCCAGCATCGGCTTTGTCCTTCCGTTTACCGAGGGTGACGCACGAAAATACTGGCTGCAAAACGTTCGACCTGGGCTGAAATCCGGTGCATTGGAGCTGTTTGTCCTCCACCACAAAGGGCGCATTCAGGGCACGGTGCAACTGATCCCCGCGACCATGCCCAATCAGCCGCACCGCGCGGATGTCGCAAAACTTCTGGTGCACCCGAACGCCAGACGGCGCGGTTTTGGCCGCGCGTTGATGGAAGCCCTCTTTCAACGAACGACAGAGTTGGAGCGCACGATGCTGGTTCTGGATACCCGCAGCACCGACCCTTCTCGATTGCTTTATCTGGACCTTGGATTTCAGATTGCTGGGGAAATTCCGAACTATTGCCGGAACCCGTTCGAAACCAGACTGGAACCCACAACTTACATGTATAAAGAGCTGTCAGCCTGA
- a CDS encoding D-cysteine desulfhydrase: protein MHLARFPRLHLAHLPTPLEPMKRLSKELGVEIWIKRDDCTGMSTGGNKTRKLEFLMAEAEAQGADMVMTQGATQTNHGRQTAAFAAKLGLDCHILLEDRTGYQDGNYNTNGNVLLDHLHGATTQKFPGGHDMPGEMEKAAAKKRAEGRNVYVIPGGGSNPTGALGYVNAAFELLGQANDSGLRIDRLVHATGSSGTQAGLVTGMCAMNAQVPVLGIGTRAPRPKQEQMVYDLACETAEKLGCAGMVKREDVMANTDYVGEGYGLPTESGIEAIQMFAELEGILLDPCYSAKGAAGLIDLARKGEFKDQRVVFLHTGGAAALAGYDFAFDHKNRWVNI, encoded by the coding sequence ATGCATCTTGCGCGCTTTCCCCGCCTTCACCTCGCCCATCTTCCGACACCGCTTGAACCGATGAAGCGGCTTTCCAAAGAGCTGGGGGTGGAAATCTGGATCAAGCGCGACGATTGCACCGGCATGTCAACCGGCGGCAACAAGACCCGCAAGCTGGAATTTCTGATGGCCGAAGCAGAAGCGCAGGGCGCCGACATGGTGATGACGCAAGGTGCCACTCAAACCAACCACGGTCGACAAACCGCAGCGTTTGCCGCCAAGCTGGGCCTTGATTGCCATATTCTTCTGGAAGATCGCACCGGCTATCAAGATGGCAACTACAATACAAACGGCAATGTTCTGCTGGATCACTTGCACGGCGCGACCACCCAGAAGTTTCCCGGGGGTCACGATATGCCGGGCGAAATGGAAAAGGCTGCCGCGAAGAAACGGGCAGAAGGCCGCAATGTCTATGTCATTCCCGGCGGCGGCTCGAACCCGACCGGGGCGCTGGGCTATGTAAACGCGGCCTTTGAACTGTTGGGTCAGGCCAATGACAGCGGATTGCGGATTGACCGGCTGGTACATGCGACCGGGTCGTCCGGTACACAGGCAGGTTTGGTGACGGGAATGTGCGCCATGAATGCGCAGGTGCCGGTGCTTGGCATCGGGACAAGGGCACCTCGGCCAAAGCAGGAACAGATGGTGTACGACCTCGCCTGCGAGACGGCCGAAAAGCTGGGGTGCGCGGGCATGGTAAAACGTGAAGATGTCATGGCCAATACCGACTATGTCGGCGAAGGCTATGGCCTGCCCACTGAAAGCGGCATCGAAGCGATCCAGATGTTTGCCGAATTGGAAGGTATCCTTCTGGATCCCTGCTACTCGGCCAAGGGTGCAGCGGGCCTGATCGATCTGGCGCGCAAAGGCGAATTCAAAGACCAGCGGGTCGTTTTCCTTCACACGGGCGGCGCGGCGGCTTTGGCGGGGTATGACTTTGCCTTCGATCACAAAAACCGCTGGGTGAATATCTGA
- a CDS encoding LysR family transcriptional regulator gives MRLEWIDDILAVLDSGSLTRAAEKRLLTQSAFTRRVRLIEGSIGATLFDRRRKPVSLMPGVQALEPEMRELSARLHKLRHSLKTESDQASQSLSLVCQHALTTTVSPKVVRMLTENSDISVQVRSGNQDECLLQLISKEVDFAIMYAASDGGVQNLESAFQAKTLGADTLIPVCAPAMRGELDGKTIPAIVYPPDVFLGQVFSRLIAPRLPDETSLVAKAETALTLAMLHYAVNEIGVAWLPYSLVATPLAQGQLVSVEDALPAQALTIRMVRLAEAKPEFSEQIWQRLAGQSQSFWLSQDQNDEAT, from the coding sequence ATGCGTTTGGAATGGATCGACGACATATTGGCCGTGCTGGACAGCGGATCGCTGACACGGGCTGCGGAAAAACGGCTGCTGACCCAATCTGCCTTTACCCGTCGGGTGCGGCTCATCGAAGGCAGTATCGGTGCGACCCTGTTTGATCGTCGCCGCAAACCCGTATCCCTGATGCCGGGCGTTCAGGCGTTGGAACCTGAAATGCGCGAGCTGAGCGCGCGTCTGCACAAACTGCGTCACAGTTTGAAAACAGAAAGCGATCAGGCCAGCCAGTCTTTGTCGCTCGTGTGCCAGCATGCGTTGACGACAACCGTCTCGCCGAAAGTGGTCCGGATGTTGACCGAAAACAGCGATATCTCGGTTCAGGTGCGATCGGGGAACCAGGACGAATGCCTGTTGCAGCTGATCTCGAAAGAAGTCGATTTCGCGATCATGTACGCGGCATCGGACGGTGGGGTGCAGAACCTCGAAAGTGCGTTTCAGGCGAAGACGCTTGGTGCCGACACATTGATCCCGGTATGCGCACCTGCAATGCGCGGGGAATTGGATGGCAAGACCATTCCTGCGATTGTCTACCCGCCTGATGTCTTTCTTGGCCAGGTATTTTCCCGATTGATTGCACCGCGGTTGCCCGACGAAACCAGCCTCGTGGCCAAGGCCGAGACGGCCCTGACGCTGGCGATGCTGCATTATGCCGTGAATGAAATCGGCGTTGCCTGGTTGCCCTATTCTTTGGTTGCCACGCCGCTTGCTCAGGGACAGCTTGTAAGCGTTGAAGACGCCCTGCCTGCGCAGGCGCTGACAATAAGAATGGTCCGTTTGGCCGAAGCGAAGCCAGAGTTCAGTGAACAGATTTGGCAACGTCTTGCCGGGCAATCGCAAAGCTTTTGGTTGTCGCAGGATCAAAACGACGAGGCGACCTGA